A region of the Dyadobacter sp. CECT 9275 genome:
TCGTTTAAATCGTCCAGTTCAATTCTGCTGGTAAAATCCATTTTCTCTTTATTAAAATCCTGATAATCTTTTTCCTAATATCCTTTGCTAATTCTTTCATAGAACTTTTCCAGCTTTTGGTTTAAATCCATAAGCCTTGTTGCGTTCCAGGGATTGAAATCTTCTGTTTCCAAGGCAAGCGTAAGGTCTTTCAGTTCGCTTTCGTCAATACCACTGCGCATCTTCAACTCCTGGATCAGTTCGTGATCCGTCATGTTTTGAGGATTAATCCCGAAACGTTCCCACACGAACATCTGAAATTGAAAAACCAGCTTTTGAGCCAGGTTATGATGGTTTCCTTTTTTGTAATACATATTCCCGATGGTTTTAACAAACTCTAGGGAAATATTCACAGGCGGATTGATCACCGGAATAATTCGCTGTTTTCTTTTTCCGGCAAAAATCATGTACAGCATCAAGCCGATTATGGTAAGGATATATGCCATTTTCAAAGCGGGCTGGCTGACGATATACCTGAATACCGAACTTTCGTTTTCAAACCTTCCCTGTTTCAGATATTCATCCCAGAGTACAGGCTGCTCGGGTAAATAGGACAACGCAGCAAAGGCATGTTTCCCAAGTTTCTTGTCCAGCACATAATAGTTCGTAAATGCCAGGGGAAGATTGTGCAGGTAAAAATAGCCCTTCCCATAGCCTACGCGGACAAAAACGGGATCATGTTTTTCATTTTCCGCCAAAAGGGTTATCCTTCCACGCCTGATGACCTTCAGGTAATTGGTACCGTCATCTTTTAAGAAAAGGTATCCCTTCGGGTCCTTCAATACCGGATTGACGAAGTTTACAACTTTGGCAGTATCCTTCTTCAGTGTTGGCTCATATGTTTTCGCCTCCAGGCCCAGAACCTGCATCAGGGAATCTTCGAAATAGTAAGCCGAAATAAAAACCGTATTCCCGTCTGCTACGTATTTCAATAGCCTGTTCTGATCGTTTATGTCAATCGTAAAACGGTCAATGATAAAGAGATAAGTACTCCTCTCACTTGAAACACTATCGGCCAGCTGGTTGTAGGGCGGTAGCCTTACACTTTCCAAAGTTTTGTTCCTCGTCAGTGACGGCAGCAGTTTATACAGTACCTCCGTACCAAACGGAATTTTATCCTCATTAGAGTAGGTATCGCTCCAGTCAACCGGCTTGGGACGGTAATATTCAAAGAAGGCATATCCCAGAATGAGGGTAATCAGAGCTATTCCATAACGATCCGGCTTCCATCTCATCTGCGGTTAAGTTTATCCTGAATGGCTGTGGAGAACGATTTCATTTCCAGGAATGCCGACTCATTGATCTGGAAGTCGCCATACCACACAAATTCAAAAAAGCGGGTGAGCCGCACAAAATCATCTCTGAAAGGCTGGCCTGTAAGTTCCTGTACGTAAGTCTGGTTGGTACGGTTAGGACTCCAGTGTATCAGCTGCCTGTTGGCCAGAAATTTAAGAGTTTTAAGATACTGCAGCCTTATTGCCAGTCGGAAATCATGCGCCGACAGGGCTTTGAGTATGGCATCTTCGAAATCAATTTCATGGATATTCTCGTGCCCAACGGTATAATCCGTTGGCTCTGTGGTGCGGGATGCCGGAAAGATAAAGTTCAGCGCTTTTGTTTTATACAGAAAAAACAAAACCAATCCTGCCACCACCGCCATGATTACATACTGCCAGAAGTTCTGATAGGATTTCCCTTGAAAGAAACTATTGATTTTTTGCAATGCCCAGTCTATCCAGCGTAAAAAAGGATTTTCCGGCGGCGGGGATACATCTTCGTAATTATAATCCGAATCGTTTCTGAAATCTTCGATCAATGCCGGTTCAGGGCGCCAGACGTTTACCTTTGCCTGATCTTGGGGTATTGCTATAACCGAATCCTTCTGTGCCAGAACCGTTAACGGCCAGCATAAAACCACCCCCTGGCCTATTAGCAGCCAAATGGCGCGTATCCATGCTGTATAAATATCTTTCCTGCAGCTGACTTGGTTCATTTCCCTTTTTCTTCTAAGTTTTAAAAATGATCAGGAT
Encoded here:
- a CDS encoding DUF4129 domain-containing protein, giving the protein MNQVSCRKDIYTAWIRAIWLLIGQGVVLCWPLTVLAQKDSVIAIPQDQAKVNVWRPEPALIEDFRNDSDYNYEDVSPPPENPFLRWIDWALQKINSFFQGKSYQNFWQYVIMAVVAGLVLFFLYKTKALNFIFPASRTTEPTDYTVGHENIHEIDFEDAILKALSAHDFRLAIRLQYLKTLKFLANRQLIHWSPNRTNQTYVQELTGQPFRDDFVRLTRFFEFVWYGDFQINESAFLEMKSFSTAIQDKLNRR
- a CDS encoding DUF4350 domain-containing protein, translated to MRWKPDRYGIALITLILGYAFFEYYRPKPVDWSDTYSNEDKIPFGTEVLYKLLPSLTRNKTLESVRLPPYNQLADSVSSERSTYLFIIDRFTIDINDQNRLLKYVADGNTVFISAYYFEDSLMQVLGLEAKTYEPTLKKDTAKVVNFVNPVLKDPKGYLFLKDDGTNYLKVIRRGRITLLAENEKHDPVFVRVGYGKGYFYLHNLPLAFTNYYVLDKKLGKHAFAALSYLPEQPVLWDEYLKQGRFENESSVFRYIVSQPALKMAYILTIIGLMLYMIFAGKRKQRIIPVINPPVNISLEFVKTIGNMYYKKGNHHNLAQKLVFQFQMFVWERFGINPQNMTDHELIQELKMRSGIDESELKDLTLALETEDFNPWNATRLMDLNQKLEKFYERISKGY